The DNA window CTCGTCGTCGGACAGTGCCCCGGAGCTCGCCCAGAAGAACACCCCAGCGAGGCCGAGGACCAGCCCGCCGACGACGAGCCCAAGAATTCGAAGTGCTCGTTTCATCACTCTGCTGTTAACCGATGCGTATTGGACGGAGCCGGAACAGACCGGGGCCTGTCGCCGGAGGGGACGTTCTGGGGCGGACGGTCGTGACGCTGGGCCTCCTGCTTGTTGCCACCGCGGGACGGCCCGCGCAGGCCCAGTCGCCCCGGGCGGCGCTGGAGTCGCTCACGGGCCACTGGACGGGGGCGTTCGTGGTGTATGCCCACGACGGGACGCAGGTCGACTCCCTCTCGACGGAGCACCGCTACCGATGGGAGGACGGCGTGCAGGTGGGCACACAGATCGATCGGTATCCGGACGGGCGTGTCGTCCGCAAGACGGCGCGCAACTACGTCACCGACGACGGAACGCTGATCTGCGAGGTGAATCCGCCCGACGGGGCCCCCATCACGTACCGCGGGCGGGTGTCCGACGGCGCCATCGTCTGGCACCGCAAGACCGACGCCGGGGTCGTTGAGAGCTTTCGGGAGCGGGTGGTGGACACGCCCACGGGCCCGGAGTACCGGATCAACGGCTTTGGCGTCTACCCGAGCGGGGACGGGGCGCGGAGCCATCTCCATTTCGTCGGGCGGTATCGGGCCGTTCACCAGGACGTGTCGACGGGGCGGGAGTAGTCCTGCGGGGGCGGGAGGACCGCAATGCGAACCCGCCGGTTCCGACGGCGCCCCCGAGCCGTTGCGTTCGACGCGACCGGGTCCGTGGCCCCGTAGGCGAGGGCGGCAAACTGGGACGGGGCCAGGGCGCTGCGGGCACTGAGGTAGCGCACGACCGCCGTGGCCCGGGCCGCCGAGAGCTCCCAGTTCGACGCAAACCGCTCCTGGAGGGCCTCACTCAAGGGGGTATCGTCGGCGTGCCCCTCCACCCGGACCGCCCGCGTGGGGTAGGCCGTCTCCAGGTGAGCAATCGTGGCCCGGAGCCGCTTCTTTCCCGCCGCCGTGAGGGTGGCCGTGCCGGCCTCGAACAACGAGTCGGCCGGAAGCACGCGCACCGCCCGCCCCCCCTGGCGGCGCATCTGCACCTCGTAGGCCAGGCGGTTCAGGCGGTCCGTCAGGACGCGCAGGTCGCGGTAGTACTGCCCCGTCGCAAGGTCGTCCCGAAACCGCAGCGAGTCTTCCACGCGGCGAAGCCGGCTCCGCAGCGTAGCATTCTCGGCCCGGAGGGAGTCCAGGCGCGACGAGGCGGACGCCCCCGGAAGCCGCGTCGGGGCGCACCCGACCAGTCCGGGAAGGGCAGCAGCAAGACCGACGAAGAGAAGAAGAGGGCGCATCGGGGAGGAGCGGCGGCGAGGCGAGCCCGAACGTCACGCTACGAGGCGGAGGCGGTCGTCTCTTTTCCGGCGGTGGATGGGCTCCAGGCCAGCAGCGCGAGCACGGCCCCAAACCCGACCAGGGCAAGGAGCACGACCGACCCGATCGGCTCGCCGGCCTCGGGGGCCCGCAGGACACGCTCGGCCCCGCCGTAGGGCCAGAGGGCCCGGAGCGCCCCGGCGATAAGCCCCACGAGCGCCGCCATCATTGCGTCGTGGCGGTGCGTGAGGAGCAGATCGAGCAGTTTCGCGAACGTGCCGAGCCCGACGGCCGCCCCGGCGCAGAACGTGAGCACGTACCCCCAGTCGAGCGCATTGACCGCTTCGAGCGTGGGGGCGTAGATGCCGAGCGCCTCCAGCAGGAACGCCCCGCTCACGCCGGGGAGAATCATGGCACAAATCGCGATCATGGCCGAGCAGAAGACCCGAATGAGGCTCGGGTCCGACACGGCGAGGGCAGGGAGGCTGGTCAGGAAAAACGCCCCGGCGGCACAGGCGAGGCCGATGCCCACCCGGAGGCCTGTGACCCGCTCGATGCGACGGGCTGGGATCAGAAGCGACGCGGCCACGAGGCCGAAGAAGAGCCCCCGCATGGGGGCCGGGTACGCCTCCATCAGGGGCGGAATCACCCGCGCCCCGCCAAGAATGGCGACCCCGATCCCGCCCAGGAGGGGGCCGATGAGGCGCCACGGCACCGCGGCCCAGTGTTGCTGGGCGGCCGCGCGGTCGAGGCGTAGCAGCGACAGCCCAAACGACACCGCCGAGCTGAGGGCCCCCACGAGCCGCTCGTAGATGCCGACGATGAGGGCCATGGTGCCGCCGCTGACGCCCGGAATCACGTCGGCACCGCCCATCAACACGCCGTACAGCACATGGCGGACGAAGGCAAACGGGGCGCTGGGCATGCAGGAGGGCGGATGAGTTCGGCAAGAGACCGCTGGTGCGGACGCGGCACTCGGCGCGACGATCCGGGCCGGGGGCTACGAATCGAGATCGAGAAGCCGCCGGACGCGGTCGTTGTCGTAAAGGGTGGGATAGGCCTTCTGGAACTCCTCCTTCTTCGCGGGATCGAGCCGAAAGGCCGTCTTGAGGGCCCGAATGCTTTCGTCCGCCCGCCCGAGCGCCAGCAGGGCCTTCGCCTGCCGGAAGTACGTGTTGGCGCTTTTCGGGTCGAGCTCCAGGGCCTGTCGGTACGCCTCCAGCGCCTCTTCGGGCTGCTCCTTCTCCAGAAGCGTCTCGGCGTAGCCCGTCCAGGCGTGCTCGTTCGACTCGTCGAGCCGCACGGCGTGCTGGTAAGACTCCAGCGCCTCGTCGAGCTTCCCCACCTTGTACGCGCAGTCGGCCCGCGCCGTCCAGAACTTGGGCACGTTCGCGTCCAGGTTCACGGCGTAGCGGAAGCACTCAAGCGCCTCTTCGGGGCGCTCGTCCGTGTCGAAGCAGCAGCCGAGGCCGTACCACGCCTCCGGATAGTTCGACTTGAGGTCGAGCGTCTTCTCGTAGTAGGTGCGCGCGGCGCGGAGGTCGCCCTGCTCCTCGTAGGCGAGCGCAAGGTTGTAGTAGGTCGCCGCATCCGGCCCTTCGAGCTCCAGCACGCGCTCGTAGCTCTCGACGGCCGCCTCCAGGTCCCCCTGGTTCGCCTCCGCGTTGCCTCGATTGTAGTAGGCGGAGGCAAACTCGTCGTGGATTGCAAGGGCCATGTCGTAGCTCTCTACCGCCTCTCCGAAGCGGCCCAGCCGGTTCAGCACAATGCCTCGGTTGTACCACGCGTCTTTCGAGTACGGGTCGATGTCGAGGTGATTGTCGTACGCCTCCACGCTCTTCTCGTCCTCGCCGAGCCGGTCGTAGCAGTAGCCCAGCTCGTACCAGACCTCCGGGTGCTCCGGATAGACGTCCGCACATCGCTGGAAGGCCTCCACGGCCGCCTCCAGTTGCTCGTCCCGTTCCAGCGTTACCCCGAGGTTGAAGAGGGCCTCCCCGTGCAGCGGGTTGATGGAGAGCGCCTCGTCGTAGGCCTCCAGGGCCTCGTCCACCCGCCCCAGGCTGTCGAGCGTAATCCCGAGATTGATGAGCGTTTCGGTGTCGGTCGGGTTCACGTCGAGGGCCTGCTCGTAGGCCTCCAGGGCCTCTTCCGGGCGGCCCAAGTTGTTCAGGAGAATGCCGCGCCGCATCCAGGCGTCGGAGGTGTAGGGGTGAAGCTCGATGAGACGGTCGATGACCTCGAGGGCCGTTTCCATCTCCCCCTCCTCGAAGTAGAACGAGGCAATCTCTTCGAGGTCGCCGGAGTCGAAGTACGCAGACGGGTCGTTTTCGTACGCGGCCACGAGATCTTCGAGGGGGTCCTCGTGTGGGGAGTCCTCGGAGTCATCGAAGCCGAAGTCGAACGTGTTCATACCACACCAGTACGTGAGTGAGGAGTGCGCACGGTTGTCACCGAATCGTCGTGCCGACGGTCCCGGCCGGCATTCGCTCCCAAAGTATAACGCCTCCGCGGAGGAACATCCAAAGAGAGCGCCTGCACGGGACGGCCGGCCGTCGCGGGGCGGGCGCCCGCCGGGCACCGAATTGATTCTCATGCTCTTGGGGTCCCCATGCTGCTTCTCACATTCGAAGGCATTGACGGAAGCGGAAAGAGCACGCAGGCCCACCGGCTCAACGAGCACCTGCAGGAGCGCGGGCACAAAACCCTTCTCGTCCGCGAGCCCGGCGGCACCGAGTTGTCCGAGCAGGTCCGCTCCGTTCTGTTGGAGCCTGCCCTAAACGTCCATCCGATGGCAGAGTTGCTTCTGTTCTCGGCCGCCCGGACCCAGCTTGTGACCGAGCGCATCCGGCCGGCGTTGGAGGCGGGGCGGATTGTCATCTGCGATCGCTTCTACGACTCGACCACGGCCTATCAGGGGGCCGGCCGCAACGTCGCCGATCCGGAGTGGCTGCAGTCCTTTCACCGTCGCGTGACGGACGGCCTCGTGCCCGACCGCACCTACCTCGTAGAACTCGACCCCGAGACCGCCCGTGCCCGGCGCACCGAGGGCAACGACGCGGCCGGCGACCGCATGGAGGCGGAGGACGAGGCGTTTTATCACCGCGTTGCGGCGGCCTACGACACGCTCGCCGACGAGCATTCCGCCCGCATTCATCGGCTCGACGGGCACCGGTCGATCGAGGCCCTGCACGCCGAAATTCGGGGCGACGTGGAGGCGCTGCTGGACGCCCCCCCCGGAACCCCCCACGCCGCCACCGGTTCGTCTGACCCGTGAGCAGGCCGGTCGTATCGGGGGTGCATCTGCTCTCTCGCCCGCACAACCCGACGCCCCCGTTGCTGTCGAACACAGGCCCACCAGTGGCATGTCGACCCTTCCCCAACAGAAGATCGACGAGGTTCGCTCCATCTTCCAGGCCTTCCTCAAAAAGCGCAACAAGCGACAGACGCCCGAGCGCTTTGCCGTCCTGGAAGAGATCTACCAGACGGAAGACCACATCGACGCCGACGAGCTGTACGTTCGGCTCAAGCAGGACGGGACCGAGGTGAGCCGGGCCACGGTCTACAATACCCTGGAGTTACTGCTGGAGTGCGACCTCGTGGTGCGTCACCAGTTCGGGAAGAACCAGGCCAAGTACGAGCGGGCCTACAGCTACTGGCAGCACGACCACCTCATCTGCATGGACTGCAATGAGCTGTTCGAGTTCTGCGACCCGCGGCTGCAGAGCATTCAGGAGATGGTGGCCGACATCTACGAGTTTGAGATTAAGCACCACTCCCTGAACATGTACGGCCACTGCATCCGCGAGAACTGCCCGAACCGGGCCGAAGACTCGGACCGCGACGAGGCGGACTCCGCCGACAAAACGACTGCAAAGAAGGCCGCGACGAACGAGGCAGAGTCGTAAACGGCCTGTTCTTCTGCTGCCCTGAGCAAACGCCTTCACGCGTTCAGAAAGACGTCTGCAGGTCCGGGGCGCCCGCTCCGCGAAGCCCCTCCTCTCCGTCCCCGAGAATCCCCCAACACCTTTCCGGCGCGTCGCCGCCACTCCCCGGTGGCGGACAGCAAGAACGAGTCCGCTCTTCGGAATCCGCGTCGCCCGTCCGTCTAGCAGGAACGTGTCTGCTCGGAGCGGGCAAACATGACTTCGTCGCCCGAGTCTACCGGTTCGTCCCGTAGGTCCACCGTCGCGAGCACGTACGGGGACGTAAGTGCCTGTGTAACCACACACGCGTCGCCCGGCTCGATCCTGGTATACTCGACACGCATCGTGCCCTGGTCCTCGTTGGCCATCACCCGGTCAATGTCGACCGAATACCCGCCGGTGGACCGTTCGCCCAGCACCACGCCCACAACTATCTGCGTCTCAAAATCGACCTGAGGCGGATCTGGGAGGGCATCTCCGCCCGCGCTGGTCGATCCGCCGTGCAACTCCGCCCAGAAGGCGGCGAGTTCGTCTTCGCTCCGAAGGACAACCTGTGTGCCCTCGACGATCTTGCCGTACGTTCCCTTGTCGAGCTCTTCGGTATCCACGGCCCCGGTCGCAACCGTTTGCGTTTCTACTTCGGTGTTGAAGCTCGTCTCGTCGGTCGGGTCGGACCCTACGCTGTTGCATCCTCCCATCAGTAGGAACAACATTCCCAAAACGAGAGGGGCCTGCAGAAGGGTCCATCGTCCAGTTCGAGGAGCGCCGTCGTGTTGCATCGTGGGAAGGGGAGGTTGGGAAAAAGGCCTCGATTGTCTCTGTGCATCCGTGTATCCTTACACGCACCCGTTCCCCTGACACACAGTTGAGGGCTTGTCGGCCTCGTGTCCTCAATTCCGCGCGCCCCCTACACTCGACCCCCCCCGTACTATGAGTGGGATTTCAGTCCAGAGCCTCGTCGTCTCCCTCGTGATCGTCGCGGCGGGATGCCTGGGGGCGTACCTGTTATTTCGTGCCATCCAGTGGCTAAGTCGACGGGCCGACCGGGGACGGTACCAGATCGACGGCATGCTCCTCCGGATTTTCGGCCCTCCGATCAGCGTGCTCGTCGGCTTCGGCTCGGTGACCTACGCCCTGTACCGCCTCCCCCAGGTGCGCGAGCAGTTTAGCCAATGGGACGGCGCCCAGCGCGCCCTGTTCGTCCTCACGGGCACCTGGATCCTGGCCAGCCTGGTCAAAAACCTGATCCGCGAATACGGGCTGCCCCTCGCCAGCCGGACCGACACGGACGTCGACGAGCGCGTGGTCCGGCTACTGGACCTGACGGCGATCTACGTGATCTGGATTGGGGGCGTTCTGATCGCGCTGCGGGAGCTGGGCATTGAGGTGACCGCCTTCCTCGCCTCCCTGGGCATTGCCGGGCTGGCCGTGGCCCTCGCCGCCAAAACGATCCTCTCGAACGTGCTCGCGGGCGTTACCCTCACGGCCGATCGCAATTTTCGGGTCGGGGACCGGATCGAGGTGGGCGACTATATCGGAGACGTGCTGGCGATCAACCTCCACAAGACCGTCATCCGCACCCGCAGCAACGAGATCGTGATGATCCCCAACGACGTGCTCGGGACGGAAGTCATCGTCAACCACATGCTCCCCGAGCACAAAACCCGAATCGAATTGACGGTAGCGGATAGATGTTAAGTGATGGCTTCGTTGTACCACTCCACGAACAGTTTCGTCGTCAGATGGAGCATCCGTTCTGACTCGGAGGCCGCTCGCGTCCGGCGGACATACCGGGCCAGCTTCTGGCGCAGTCGCCCGAAGAATCTTTCCACGTGGGCCATCTCACCACTGGACTTTCCGACCTGCCGGTGGCTGGGGTCGCCCGCAAACACTGGGCGATAGGACTTCCAGAAGTCGCTGAAGCTTCTGCCCTGACGGTATTCCTCCGGAATCCGGCTCCAGAGCCGAGCACAGGTTCTGGCCGAACGGTCTCCGATCACAAATGCCACGACCTGCCGGGTTCTCCGGCACAGAGCAACCCACAGCCACCGTTTATTCGCCCGCTCTCGGACATACGTCCAGCATTCATCGAGTTCAAGGACATCGCCTTCCTCAGCAGGCCGGAGCCCTTCGGCTACTGAATCGGATTCTCGTCCCTTTTTTTGAGCCACCGGGTCAATGTATTGCGGCTGATGCCGAATATCCGGCTGATTGCCCGCTTTGACCCGCGCTCGCGGTAAGCACGGAGGATTTTCTCTTTCTCCTCCTCGGAGTAGCCTCGCGGCTCTGGATCGAGAACCTTGTGCGCTCCACAGTCCTTGCAGTGATACTGCTGAGAGCCGCTAGCGCTGTGTCCGTTTTTGACGATGTTCGAGGAGCCACACTCTCTACACTCGTAAGTCTCTTTGATCATCGGATAGACCAGGCTGGTGGGCCAGACGCGACGCAGTTCAAACAGAAAGACTCACTACTTGTTGAGCCGCTACCGAATTGACAATTGGGGTGGCCTACGGGACAAACCTGGACCGGGCCACGTCGCTCCTCCACGACATTCTTCGGGGGACCGACCGCATTCTTCAGGCCCCGGCCCCGGAGGTGAACGTGGCGTCGCTCGGGGACCACGCCGTCGTTCTGCAGGTGCTTCTCTGGATCGACGCCCCCCGCGGAAAGCGGGCCGTCCGCGACGACGTGTATCGGCGGGCCCTGTCCCGGTTTGCCGAGGCGGGCATCGACATTCCGTTTCCCCAGCGCGTGGTCCGGATCACCGAGGGGGCCGGCCCCGTCGATGGCCCCTGAACGGGACGGACGCACGCGTCGGCACTCAGTCGCGGGCGGGAGCGGTCGTGGCCTCTACCTCCGCCCGAAAGTACTCCAGCGTGCGCCGGAGGCCCTCCCGGCGGTCCACCTCCGGCGTCCACCCGAGCTCTTCCCTGGCCCGCGAGATGTCCGGCTGGCGCACCTGCGGGTCGTCGGACGGGAGGGGCTCGTAGGTGATGTCGCTGTCCGAATCGGTCACCTCGATGATCTCTTCGGCAAACTCTTTGATCGTGATCTCGTCGGGGTTTCCGATGTTGACCGGGTCGGTCGCGTCGCTCATGAGAAGCCGGTAGAGGCCCTCCACGAGGTCGTCGACGTAGCAGAACGCGCGCGTCTGGCTGCCGTCGCCGTAGACGGTGAGGGGATCGCCCCGGAGCGCCTGCGACATGAAGTTGGGCAGGGCCCGGCCGTCGTCGATGCGCATCCGCGGGCCGTACGTGTTGAAGATCCGCGCGATGCGGGTCTCGACCCCGTGGTACCGGTGGTAGGCCATCGTGAGCGCCTCCCCAAACCGTTTGGCCTCGTCGTACACCCCGCGCTTGCCCACCGGATTCACGTTGCCCCAGTAGTCCTCCGACTGCGGATGGACCTGCGGGTCGCCGTACACCTCGCTCGTGGACGCGATCAACAGGCGCGCGTCTTTCGCCTTAGCGAGGCCCAGGGCCTTGTGGGTGCCGAGGGCCCCGACCTTTAACGTCTGGATCGGGTACTGCAGGTAGTCGTCCGGCGCGGCGGGGCTCGCGAAGTGCAGGACGTAGTCGAGCTCGCCGTTGACGTGGAGGTAGTCGGTCACGTCGTACTCGACGAACCGGAAGCGGTCCTGTCCGAGCTCAAACAGGTGCTCGATGTTTTCGGTGTCGCCCGTAATGAGGTTGTCCATGCAGATCACCGAGTGGCCCTCCTCGATGAAGCGGTCGCAGAGATGGGAGCCGAGGAAGCCGGCGCCGCCAGTGATAAGGGTGCGGGGCATGAGCGTTGGCGTAGACACGTGGAAAAGAGAACGCGGGGCGCGCGGTGCTTACGGCTGCCCGTTTTCGACAATGGCCGCCTCGATGGCCTCCTGATTGGTCTCCGGCGCGTAGCTCGGCCGCCCGATGCTGTGGTACTCGAAGCCCATCTCGGCCATCCGGGCGGGATCGTACAGGTTGCGCCCGTCGAGCACGAGCGGGTTCTCCAGGTGCTCCCGCACCGCGCCCAGGTCCGGCCGGCGAAACTCGTGCCACTCGGTACAAATCAAGAGCGACTCGGCCCCCTCAACCGCCTCGTACATGCCGTCGGCATACGCGATCTGGTCACCGAACGTCTCTTTCGTCGTCTCGATGGCTTCGGGGTCGTACCCCACCACGTCGGCGCCCCTCTCCAGGAGATAATCGATGATGACGTGCGAGGGCGCCTCTCGGGTGTCGTCGGTGCCGGGCTTGAACGACAGGCCCCAGACGGCAATCCGCCGCCCGTCCAGGTCGCCGTCGAAGTAGTCCTCCACCTGCTCGGCCAGGCGCCGCCGCTGCTGGTCGTTTACGTCGAGGACGGCGTCCAGGATTTGGAAGTCGTACCCTTTCTCCCGGCCCTTCCGGGCGAGGGCCTGCACGTCCTTCGGGAAGCAACTGCCCCCAAAGCCGATGCCGGCGTACAGAAAGTGCGGCCCAATGCGGTGGTCCTTGCTGATGCCGAGGCGCACCTTGTCCACGTTGGCCCCGACCCGTTCGCAGACGTTCGCGATTTCGTTCATGAACGAGATGCGCGTGGCCAGGAGCGAGTTGGCCGCGTACTTAATCATTTCCGCCGAACGACGGTCGACGACGAGGACGGGGTTCCCCTGCCGCACGAACGGCTCGTAGAGCCGCTTCATCGTCTCGGCGGCCCGGTCGCTCTCCGTCCCAATCACGACCCGATCCGGCTTCAGGAAATCGTCCACCGCGGATCCCTCCCGCAGAAACTCAGGATTGGAGACAACGTCCACCTCCCCGCCAATGTCGAGGCCGCGATCCGCGAATGCCTCTTCCACCCGATCGCCGGTGCCCACCGGCACGGTGCTCTTGTTGACGACAATTCGGTGCTCCGGGTCGTCCGCCTCCACGAGCAGATCGGCCACGTCGCCCGCCGCGTCCAACACGTACGAGAGATCGGCCGAGCCGTCCTCCCCCGGCGGCGTCGGAAGGGCAAAAAACACGATCTTCGAGCCCGCGATTCCCTCCGCCAAATCCGTCGTGAAGCGGAGACGGTCCTCCGCTCGCGCCCGCTCGAAGTACCGATCCAGGTCGGGCTCGTAGATGGGAATCTCACCGTCGGAGAGCTGGGCAACTTTCTCCTCGTCGACGTCAACACACGTGACGTCGTGGCCCATTTCCGCGAAGCAGGTGCCCGAGACGAGGCCAACGTACCCGGTGCCGATAACTGTGATGTCCATACCAGTGTAATTCGTTTCGAACTGTGGAGATGTGTGGGGTCCGCCCCGGCCGAACGGAACACTGCAGGGGGCGTTCGTGACAGTTGCAAGGTGGAAACCGCTGCGCACAAACGCAACGAGGTTCCGCCCGGTTCACTCTCGGGACGGCGTCTTTGAGAAACCTACGTATTTCCCGTACAAAAATCGGTCCGTGCGGGGGAGGAGTGAGGAACGCGTGCCCTGGGGCGTCGCCCCCACGCCCCACCCCAGTTGCGGACGCCACGACCGCCCGGGCCGTTCTGGCGAAAGGGTGAGCCCCAGGGCCGTTGGGGAACGGAGGCGTCGAAAAAATAACAGAAGTCTATCGGCAGAAATGGCGGGGGCCCGCCTCAGCCCCGACCACGGTTATCCACAACGCATCCACAGACTTCTTCTCTGTAGGACAATAACAGAACAACCAGAACAGTCCAATGACCCCGCTGAGCCCCTCCGCCCCGGCGGGGAAACTCTGTTATTGTTTCCAATGAGGGCTCTGTGCACTGTGAAGGGGGAAGTTATCCACAATCGGTGCACACTTCGTTCATCCGGACGATGGATCTCGCTCGGCCTCGAAAGGAGAGGAGACACACAGAAGCAGAAAATGCCGACCGGCCTGGAACGACCGGTCGGCAGAACGGCAGCGTGGGGACGGCCGCTTACTTCGAGGCGTATTTGATGGTGCACCCGTACGGCTCCGCGCGCTTGGGACGCACCTCTTCCCCGTTCATCGCGGCGTCAAGGGCCATCCGGACGTAGTTCGTCGCTCCCTCGATGTCGGCCTCGTCCGTGGTCGGCTTGTCGTCGATGCCCCCGCGGTAGAGCAGCTCTCCTTCCGGACTAATCACGTACATGTGCGGCGTGACCGTTGCGTCGTACGTCTTTCCGACCTCACCCTCCGGGTCCATCAATATGGCCGTCATGTTGCCGTCGTGCTTCTTCTTCTGTTCGACCATCTCGCCGGGCGGATAGTAGCCCTGCTTGCCGGGCGCCGAGGAGACAATCGAGAGCCACACGACGCCCTCGTCGGTGTAGGTGTCCTGGAGCCGCTGCATGTTTCCGCTGCCGTAGTGCTTTCCGACGAACGGGCATCCGAAGTTGAGCCATTCGAGCACGACGTACTGGCCCTCAAAGTCAGCCAGGCTGTGCTCGTCACCGTCGGCGGCCTGCAGGGTAAAGTTGGGCGCGGGCTCGCCGACTTCGGCCTGATTGGTCTGGGCCATGCTCGTGGCGGGAAGCGCAGCGGCCGTTAGCAGTCCGACGACGAGGGCCGCGCAGAGGACTCGGGGATGGCGTGTGGTCATGGACACACGGGTGGTTGTTTCAAGAAAGCGGAGGGTCCCAAATTGAGAACGGGGGCGGAGGTTGCAACCGTCGTGCTACAGTTCAGTCAGTGAGGCTCATGCGTGGCAGCAACCGTCGAGGAGAGGTCGTCCAGCGCATTGAGGACCGCATCTTCCGTAAGCACCTCCGGCAACAGTTCGGGCTCGGAGCCGTCGCCCGCGTAGAGCACGTAGACCGGGACCCCGCTCCGGCCATGCGATTCGAGGGCACGGGTGATCTCCGGATCGCGGCTCGTCCAGTCGGCCCGCACGAGCGCCACGTCCTTCTCGTCGAACGCATTCTGCACTGATTCGGCCGTCAGTACACGGCGCTTGTTGACCTGGCAGGTAAGGCACCAGGCCGCGGTGAAGTCCACGAAAACAGGGCGTCCTTCAGCCCGGAGGGACTCGATGGTTTCTGGGGCGTAGGAGCGCCACGTCGTGTCCGTCCCCGACGCGTCCGTGGCTGTGGCCGTGGCCTGCTGCTCCGCGGGCGCCGAGCCGGCCCCGATGACCGCGACGGCAATGCCGCCCACCAGCGCGGCCCCCGCCAGCCCCCGCGTAACCAGCGTGGCCGTCTGCGAGAGCTGCGGCGCCGACCAGCGGTTCACGATCCAGGCCGCCACGCCCAGCAACAGGAGCCCGGCGAGCAGAAAGGCCACCCCGCCGGTGCTCGTCTGCTGCCCGAAGACCCACACGAGCCAGATGGCGGTCGCAAACATGGGGAAGGCGAAGGCCTGTTTCAGCGTCTCCATCCAGGCACCCGGATCGGGCAGGCGGTCGAGGAGGGCCGGGGTCGTAGACAGAACAACGTACGGGGCAGCCATGCCGACGCCGAGGGCCGTGAAGATCAGCAGGGCCCCCACCGTCGAGAGCGTGAGGGCCACCCCGAGCGCCGCCCCCATGAATGGCGCCGTGCAGGGCGTCGCGACGACCGTGGCGAGCACACCGGTGAGGAAGGCGCTCAGGTTGCCGCCCCCGGACGCCGCCGCCTCCATCCGCCCGCCCCAGCCCATGAGGGTCGTGCCGACCTCGAAGGCCCCGAGCAGGTTCAGCCCGATGCCGAAGAAGAGCATCGTCATGAGGGCAATGAAGATGGGCGACTGGAGCTGAAAGCCCCATCCAATCTGGCTGCCTGCGGCCCGCAGGGCCAGAAGCCCCCCGGCCAGGATCCACATCGACCCCAGGACGCCCGCGCCGAAGAGCAATCCGTGGCGCCGCATGGCG is part of the Salinibacter ruber DSM 13855 genome and encodes:
- a CDS encoding OmpA/MotB family protein → MRPLLLFVGLAAALPGLVGCAPTRLPGASASSRLDSLRAENATLRSRLRRVEDSLRFRDDLATGQYYRDLRVLTDRLNRLAYEVQMRRQGGRAVRVLPADSLFEAGTATLTAAGKKRLRATIAHLETAYPTRAVRVEGHADDTPLSEALQERFASNWELSAARATAVVRYLSARSALAPSQFAALAYGATDPVASNATARGRRRNRRVRIAVLPPPQDYSRPVDTSW
- a CDS encoding DUF368 domain-containing protein is translated as MPSAPFAFVRHVLYGVLMGGADVIPGVSGGTMALIVGIYERLVGALSSAVSFGLSLLRLDRAAAQQHWAAVPWRLIGPLLGGIGVAILGGARVIPPLMEAYPAPMRGLFFGLVAASLLIPARRIERVTGLRVGIGLACAAGAFFLTSLPALAVSDPSLIRVFCSAMIAICAMILPGVSGAFLLEALGIYAPTLEAVNALDWGYVLTFCAGAAVGLGTFAKLLDLLLTHRHDAMMAALVGLIAGALRALWPYGGAERVLRAPEAGEPIGSVVLLALVGFGAVLALLAWSPSTAGKETTASAS
- a CDS encoding tetratricopeptide repeat protein; translated protein: MNTFDFGFDDSEDSPHEDPLEDLVAAYENDPSAYFDSGDLEEIASFYFEEGEMETALEVIDRLIELHPYTSDAWMRRGILLNNLGRPEEALEAYEQALDVNPTDTETLINLGITLDSLGRVDEALEAYDEALSINPLHGEALFNLGVTLERDEQLEAAVEAFQRCADVYPEHPEVWYELGYCYDRLGEDEKSVEAYDNHLDIDPYSKDAWYNRGIVLNRLGRFGEAVESYDMALAIHDEFASAYYNRGNAEANQGDLEAAVESYERVLELEGPDAATYYNLALAYEEQGDLRAARTYYEKTLDLKSNYPEAWYGLGCCFDTDERPEEALECFRYAVNLDANVPKFWTARADCAYKVGKLDEALESYQHAVRLDESNEHAWTGYAETLLEKEQPEEALEAYRQALELDPKSANTYFRQAKALLALGRADESIRALKTAFRLDPAKKEEFQKAYPTLYDNDRVRRLLDLDS
- the tmk gene encoding dTMP kinase produces the protein MLLLTFEGIDGSGKSTQAHRLNEHLQERGHKTLLVREPGGTELSEQVRSVLLEPALNVHPMAELLLFSAARTQLVTERIRPALEAGRIVICDRFYDSTTAYQGAGRNVADPEWLQSFHRRVTDGLVPDRTYLVELDPETARARRTEGNDAAGDRMEAEDEAFYHRVAAAYDTLADEHSARIHRLDGHRSIEALHAEIRGDVEALLDAPPGTPHAATGSSDP
- a CDS encoding Fur family transcriptional regulator, with translation MSTLPQQKIDEVRSIFQAFLKKRNKRQTPERFAVLEEIYQTEDHIDADELYVRLKQDGTEVSRATVYNTLELLLECDLVVRHQFGKNQAKYERAYSYWQHDHLICMDCNELFEFCDPRLQSIQEMVADIYEFEIKHHSLNMYGHCIRENCPNRAEDSDRDEADSADKTTAKKAATNEAES
- a CDS encoding protease complex subunit PrcB family protein, translated to MGGCNSVGSDPTDETSFNTEVETQTVATGAVDTEELDKGTYGKIVEGTQVVLRSEDELAAFWAELHGGSTSAGGDALPDPPQVDFETQIVVGVVLGERSTGGYSVDIDRVMANEDQGTMRVEYTRIEPGDACVVTQALTSPYVLATVDLRDEPVDSGDEVMFARSEQTRSC
- a CDS encoding mechanosensitive ion channel family protein, producing MSGISVQSLVVSLVIVAAGCLGAYLLFRAIQWLSRRADRGRYQIDGMLLRIFGPPISVLVGFGSVTYALYRLPQVREQFSQWDGAQRALFVLTGTWILASLVKNLIREYGLPLASRTDTDVDERVVRLLDLTAIYVIWIGGVLIALRELGIEVTAFLASLGIAGLAVALAAKTILSNVLAGVTLTADRNFRVGDRIEVGDYIGDVLAINLHKTVIRTRSNEIVMIPNDVLGTEVIVNHMLPEHKTRIELTVADRC
- a CDS encoding IS1-like element ISSru3 family transposase (programmed frameshift); this translates as MIKETYECRECGSSNIVKNGHSASGSQQYHCKDCGAHKVLDPEPRGYSEEEKEKILRAYRERGSKRAISRIFGISRNTLTRWLKKGRESDSVAEGLRPAEEGDVLELDECWTYVRERANKRWLWVALCRRTRQVVAFVIGDRSARTCARLWSRIPEEYRQGRSFSDFWKSYRPVFAGDPSHRQVGKSSGEMAHVERFFGRLRQKLARYVRRTRAASESERMLHLTTKLFVEWYNEAIT
- a CDS encoding mechanosensitive ion channel domain-containing protein, which produces MTIGVAYGTNLDRATSLLHDILRGTDRILQAPAPEVNVASLGDHAVVLQVLLWIDAPRGKRAVRDDVYRRALSRFAEAGIDIPFPQRVVRITEGAGPVDGP